A single Fusarium oxysporum Fo47 chromosome IV, complete sequence DNA region contains:
- a CDS encoding uncharacterized protein (expressed protein), whose amino-acid sequence MHSTIFALVAVAGYVSAGPTARSQTECSGVGQFYTCANNGFRGYCSVDPCAIKWCTDFVEGTCDPVFITKPVVATETEEEEEEHWEPETTPVSLPEGQCAPGTGFFQVCSNGFKGCCKSDACAGKDAICPDDKKVKRTDDPTVCAPGTGFFQSCSNGFRGCCKSDACTGTAGVCPDNKPEAPKPKPETWEHKPETTTKTAPASLPDGQCAPGTGFFQVCSNGFRGCCKSDACTGNAGVCPDQKTKRSDDPTVCPPGTGFFQSCSNGFRGCCKSDACSQSQPICPDAIAKRSDDPTVCPPGTGFFQSCSNGFRGCCKGDACGNTWCPDYKTGTYEPAQTLKVKARSDGTCRPGTGFFQVCANGFKGCCKKDACSQKKPVCPK is encoded by the coding sequence ATGCATTCTACAATCTTTGCTCTTGTTGCCGTTGCTGGCTATGTCTCTGCTGGACCTACCGCCCGCTCTCAGACTGAGTGTTCAGGTGTTGGCCAGTTCTACACTTGTGCGAACAATGGTTTCCGCGGTTATTGCTCCGTTGATCCTTGTGCCATAAAGTGGTGCACTGATTTCGTCGAGGGTACTTGCGATCCCGTCTTTATCACCAAGCCTGTTGTTGCTaccgagaccgaggaagaggaagaagagcacTGGGAGCCTGAGACTACTCCCGTTTCTCTTCCTGAGGGCCAATGCGCCCCCGGCACTGGTTTCTTCCAGGTCTGCTCCAACGGGTTCAAGGGCTGCTGCAAGTCCGACGCCTGTGCTGGCAAGGACGCTATCTGCCCTGATGACAAGAAGGTCAAGCGCACTGACGACCCTACTGTCTGCGCTCCCGGCACCGGTTTCTTCCAGTCTTGTTCCAACGGCTTCAGAGGCTGCTGCAAGTCTGACGCTTGTACCGGTACCGCTGGTGTCTGCCCCGACAACAAGCCCGAGGcccccaagcccaagcctgagACCTGGGAGCACAAGCCTGAGACTACCACTAAGACTGCTCCTGCTTCTCTCCCTGATGGACAGTGTGCTCCTGGTACCGGCTTCTTCCAAGTCTGCTCTAATGGCTTCCGCGGCTGCTGCAAATCTGATGCTTGCACTGGCAACGCTGGTGTCTGCCCCGATCAGAAGACCAAGCGATCTGACGACCCTACCGTCTGCCCCCCTGGAACCGGCTTCTTCCAGTCTTGCTCCAACGGTTTCCGTGGATGCTGCAAGTCTGATGCCTGCTCTCAATCTCAGCCCATCTGCCCTGACGCCATCGCTAAGCGCTCCGATGACCCCACCGTCTGCCCTCCCGGAACCGGCTTCTTCCAATCTTGCTCCAACGGCTTCCGCGGCTGCTGCAAGGGCGATGCCTGCGGTAACACCTGGTGCCCCGACTACAAGACCGGCACCTACGAGCCCGCCCAGActctcaaggtcaaggctcgCTCTGATGGTACTTGCCGCCCTGGTACCGGTTTCTTCCAGGTCTGCGCCAACGGCTTCAAGGGATGCTGCAAGAAGGACGCCTGCTCTCAGAAGAAGCCCGTCTGCCCCAAGTAA
- a CDS encoding general substrate transporter, with product MGVFSRKKEAELAVGSELSRVLPQNPKSWYMTWHLIKLNLCLLVPLFSSASVGYDGSMMNGLQTLPQWREFFGSPEGALLGLMNSVYPLGKVVSLFVVSYVCDRWGRKLPILIGLVTCIGFATLQGLSQNLHSFIIARALLGFFTSFIGQPSPIIITELAYPTQRGKVTALYNTFFYFGSIFAAWCTYGTFKNPTTWSWRIPSLLQGALPVIQLLGLYFLPESPRWLVSKGRKEEARKVLAEFHAGGDLESPLVEFEMQEIELALTQEADAISAVSWAELFRTPANRKRTLIAVIVGWFAQWNGVGVVSYYLVLVLNTIGITKVKDQTLINGLLQIFNWLASTFLGAMMVDRLGRRTLFLLSTGGMLVSYIIWTGLTAHFVSSHDESTGRAVVAFIFIFYLFYDIAWTPLLQAYPVEIFPYTLRGRGLSITYISSFTGLIVGNQVNPIAMKAITWKYYIVFCCILAVLFVIIWFLFPETKGHTLEEIREVFEGKLDDQDKLARVESAIGEENTEQKGGNAKQVEIAN from the exons ATGGGTGTCTTTTCACGCAAGAAAGAAGCCGAATTGGCTGTTGGATCGGAGCTCTCACGA GTTCTCCCTCAGAATCCAAAGTCATGGTACATGACTTGGCATCTGATCAAGCTGAACCTATGCCTTTTGGTCCCTCTATTTTCTTCCGCTTCCGTTGGCTACGATG GATCAATGATGAACGGTCTCCAAACCTTGCCTCAATGGCGCGAGTTCTTCGGTAGTCCAGAGGGTGCCCTTCTCGGCCTAATGAACTCTGTATATCCCCTTGGCAAAGTCGTCTCCCTCTTCGTGGTATCCTATGTCTGTGATCGCTGGGGACGTAAGCTCCCTATCCTTATTGGTCTCGTCACCTGCATTGGCTTTGCAACTCTGCAGGGTCTGTCACAGAACCTACACAGCTTCATCATTGCAAGAGCCTTGTTAGGTTTCTTCACCAGCTTCATCGGTCAACCTAGCCCTATCATCATTACTGAGCTTGCGTACCCAACTCAGCGAGGCAAAGTAACAGCTTTGTATAACACCTTTTTC TACTTTGGCTCTATTTTCGCCGCTTGGTGTACTTATGGCACCTTCAAGAACCCGACGACTTGGAGCTGGCGAATCCCATCTCTCCTGCAAGGTGCATTACCTGTCATTCAGCTTTTGGGTCTCTATTTTCTCCCAGAATCCCCCAG ATGGCTTGTTTCCAAAGGCCGCAAAGAGGAAGCTAGAAAAGTCCTTGCTGAGTTCCACGCAGGCGGCGATCTCGAGTCTCCCCTCGTCGAATTCGAGATGCAAGAAATCGAGCTGGCACTTACCCAGGAAGCCGACGCTATTTCTGCCGTCTCATGGGCCGAACTATTCCGCACTCCAGCCAACCGCAAGCGCACGCTTATTGCTGTCATCGTTGGTTGGTTTGCTCAATGGAATGGTGTCGGAGTCGTCAGCTATTATCTTGTTCTGGTTCTCAACACGATCGGTATTACCAAGGTTAAGGACCAGACTCTTATCAATGGACTTCTTCAGATCTTCAATTGGCTCGCTTCGACTTTCCTGGGAGCCATGATGGTTGATCGACTCGGGCGCCGGACTCTGTTTCTGCTCTCCACGGGTGGCATGCTTGTCTCTTATATCATTTGGACCGGCCTTACGGCGCATTTCGtcagcagccatgatgagtCGACAGGCCGTGCAGTGGTTgctttcatcttcatcttctaTCTATTCTACGACATCGCCTGGACACCACTTCTCCAAGCCTACCCTGTCGAAATCTTTCCGTATACCCTCCGAGGACGTGGCCTTTCCATCACTTATATCTCATCTTTCACTGGTCTCATTGTCGGCAACCAGGTGAACCCAATCGCCATGAAGGCTATCACTTGGAAATACTACATTGTCTTCTGTTGTATCCTCGCAGTTCTTTTCGTCATTATTTGGTTCTTGTTCCCCGAAACGAAGGGCCATACGCTCGAGGAGATCCGAGAAGTCTTTGAAGGAAAGTTGGATGACCAGGATAAGTTGGCCAGGGTTGAATCGGCTATTGGAGAGGAGAACACTGAGCAGAAGGGCGGCAATGCGAAGCAGGTTGAGATCGCCAACTAA
- a CDS encoding fungal-specific transcription factor domain-containing protein: MSSHHSPYDNIETASHSTLGHSEPHGQKRKYSTSQPGREYGLMRDTGEHDAARFVGSGSGIHYIRAVHLRLAKRSASRTTESGSSAINTLIPGEDDQLRQDASIRRNREQFLWRDDEVRDDVPPGGESFEDFVEWSKSYFEAWHPVLPFLHGPQVLGLFEEVAKNGMLLLDPVDTVILRSVLSISLADSRQAAAFKKPIPKFYLFNSVDDALASSQFALSQPASIRSTQAALAIQLFLTSMLCLNAASRLGGLIVRTAFHMGLHRCPARYPFFTDKEVSVRRRVFWCIYILERLLCQSLGLPLDIRDDDLDVCYPGEERHTITNREENPERLQLLTFVAKHARIRGLILELRNKSMLQRQDTADRAAFVQAELAKWFNEIQDAVEEDDLADTGATAPAISEHHKVMLLVLKHESAICLNRPGLASEHPSSSYSSAFQACISAAKSILIILKKHRNRHQLSVDSTSAKSQTPLLWPSFTWSIWISAFVLIHAAFEKQVHLGSAMRHVAAAKDILGHLAARDTSWPEYCLGAIDELTSTVQELSQERPTMIESPVDAIITTRSFSPSVGSQVRSGENTTPTRLPRTQHAQSQGTETRDSPNSIPQNTSSNTQAFQGLSSTQPFRPQQNKRPRTTYHSTGILSQDIPYSQPQNPQAPYSNDFLSTPRTSLNPEGAPGMNLDNIPLEGHESMMWYDQLFASSFSAIDNPFLVNAEFDASVDPTWNYLR, from the exons AtgtcttctcatcactcacCGTACGATAATATCGAGACAGCATCGCACTCAACCCTAGGTCATTCAGAACCTCACGGCCAGAAACGGAAATACTCGACTTCTCAACCCGGACGCGAATATGGATTGATGCGCGATACAGGTGAACACGATGCCGCTCGATTCGTAGGAAGCGGTAGCGGAATCCACTATATTCGTGCTGTTCATCTTCGCCTTGCCAAGAGATCTGCATCACGAACTACAGAATCTGGGTCTTCGGCTATCAATACGCTTATTCCCGGTGAGGACGATCAACTTCGTCAAGATGCTTCGATAAGAAGAAATCGAGAGCAGTTTCTTTGgagagatgatgaagtcCGCGATGATGTCCCGCCCGGAGGAGAGAGCTTTGAAGACTTTGTCGAGTGGTCCAAGAGTTATTTCGAGGCTTGGCATCCTGTTCTTCCGTTCCTTCACGGGCCTCAAGTCCTGGGGTTGTTTGAAGAGGTTGCTAAGAACGGAATGCTATTGCTTGACCCTGTAGATACAGTCATCTTGAGGTCTGTTCTTTCTATATCGCTGGCGGATAGTCGACAGGCCGCTGCTTTCAAAAAGCCGATTCCGAAATTTTACCTCTTCAACAGTGTCGACGATGCGTTGGCGAGCTCGCAGTTTGCTTTGAGCCAGCCTGCGTCAATCCGCTCAACACAGGCAGCTTTGGCTATCCAGTTGTTCCTGACTTCGATGCTTTGTCTCAACGCCGCATCGAGATTAGGTGGACTTATTGTTAGGACTGCATTTCACATGGGCCTTCATCGATGTCCAGCGCGATATCCCTTCTTCACAGACAAGGAAGTTTCGGTTCGACGCAGGGTTTTCTGGTGTATCTACATTCTAGAAAGGCTTCTCTGCCAGTCTCTTGGACTACCTCTCGACATACGAGATGACGACCTGGATGTCTGTTATCCCGGCGAGGAGCGCCACACAATAACGAACAGGGAAGAAAATCCGGAAAGGTTACAGCTCCTTACGTTCGTGGCGAAGCATGCTCGTATACGTGGACTCATTCTTGAGCTCAGGAACAAGTCCATGCTTCAACGACAGGATACCGCAGATCGAGCAGCGTTCGTCCAAGCTGAGCTGGCTAAATGGTTCAACGAAATTCAAGACGCTGTAGAAGAGGACGACTTAGCCGATACTGGGGCAACTGCTCCCGCAATATCCGAGCATCACAAGGTTATGCTTTTGGTTCTGAAGCACGAATCAGCAATATGCTTGAACAGACCTGGCCTCGCTTCCGAacatccttcttcatcatacTCATCCGCCTTCCAGGCATGCATCTCAGCTGCTAAGTCTATCTTGATAATTCTCAAGAAACATCGAAACCGCCACCAGTTGTCTGTAGACTCAACTAGTGCGAAGTCTCAAACACCCTTGTTGTGGCCTTCCTTCACGTGGTCTATCTGGATCAGTGCATTTGTTCTTATTCATGCTGCCTTTGAAAAGCAGGTCCATCTGGGTAGCGCAATGAG GCATGTTGCTGCGGCCAAGGACATACTCGGTCATCTGGCTGCACGGGACACTTCCTGGCCAGAATACTGTCTTGGGGCCATAGACGAGTTGACTTCCACCGTTCAAGAGCTCTCCCAAGAGCGGCCAACGATGATTGAATCTCCGGTAGATGCAATCATCACAACACGTAGTTTCTCTCCAAGTGTCGGAAGTCAAGTACGGAGTGGTGAGAACACTACCCCTACAAGACTTCCAAGAACACAACAtgctcaatctcaaggcACTGAAACAAGAGACAGCCCAAACTCTATCCCTCAAAACACCTCTTCGAATACCCAAGCATTCCAAGGACTATCCTCCACTCAACCCTTCAGACCACAACAGAATAAACGACCACGGACGACGTATCATTCTACGGGTATCTTATCTCAAGACATACCCTACTCCCAGCCCCAAAATCCTCAGGCGCCATATTCCAATGACTTTCTGTCTACACCACGCACATCACTAAATCCAGAAGGAGCACCTGGTATGAATTTGGATAACATACCGCTAGAAGGCCATGAATCAATGATGTGGTATGATCAGCTCTTTGCGAGTTCATTCAGTGCCATCGACAATCCCTTTCTTGTAAACGCGGAGTTTGATGCTTCTGTTGATCCAACTTGGAACTATTTACGATAG
- a CDS encoding uncharacterized protein (expressed protein) — protein sequence MANNEASVECEQEAERQLNPIACSHCRQRKRKCDRQLPHCLQCTNDPTNCHYPEQNKRGLPIGFITRLETRLAETEEALFRLVHSIDEPNNNHTSLKPSSQRKDDRIREWNSLPLRNADEIRAWYRNRSEQTHSPAQHDALMDEDQRTRSIHATPPEAEPVDFPDDAGDDQGETITLQDTDDDVMPRNDIHIQEESGGSKAKEMEQKHPNMYF from the exons ATGGCGAATAATGAGGCGTCGGTTGAGTGTGAGCAAGAGGCTGAGAGGCAGTTGAATCCGATAGCGTGCAGTCATTGTCGGCAGCGGAAGCGCAAG TGTGATAGGCAACT GCCGCATTGTCTGCAATGCACCAACGATCCCACCAACTGCCATTACCCAGAACAAAACAAGAG AGGTCTCCCAATTGGGTTTATTACCAGACTAGAGACGCGTCTTGCAGAGACGGAAGAAGCTCTCTTTCGGCTTGTGCACTCTATCGATGAGCCTAACAACAATCACACCTCACTCAAGCCTTCATCACAAAGGAAAGATGACCGTATAAGAGAATGGAATAGTCTTCCCCTTAGAAATGCGGATGAAATAAGAGCATGGTATCGAAATAGATCAGAGCAAACCCACTCGCCAGCCCAACACGACGCTTTGATGGATGAAGACCAACGTACACGATCTATTCATGCCACACCACCCGAGGCAGAGCCCGTGGACTTCCCCGATGACGCTGGAGATGACCAGGGAGAAACAATTACGTTGCAAGATACTGATGACGATGTTATGCCGAGGAATGATATCCATATTCAGGAGGAGTCTGGTGGAAGCAAAGCTAAGGAGATGGAACAGAAACATCCAAACATGTACTTTTAG
- a CDS encoding P-loop containing nucleoside triphosphate hydrolase protein, with amino-acid sequence MIDPKAIDTVLDIFVPAIQVHRKNSSRPFVLGLSGLQGSGKSTWAAALSQALTNQHNLKTRMVSLDDLYHDHPELVALREANPDNGLLQTRGQPGTHDEVLAKNFFDQVLGRVESDEKVVRWPAFDKSLHSGQGGRVPVEKWEEVPLDDGLDVLIFEGWALGFKPLTDEEVKRKWEKAKASEAQQSEEWALTNTLASHDLNHVLLINKNLRRYCETFAGTQHFDGFLHLSTEKLVQVYEWRLGQERALRQHKPGMTDEQVIMFVKGYMPAYELFLECLQNENFFKGQGPSEKKHIQVVLNKNREVVQVKEV; translated from the coding sequence ATGATTGATCCGAAAGCTATTGATACTGTGCTGGACATCTTTGTCCCTGCTATCCAAGTTCATCGGAAGAATTCCTCAAGACCATTCGTTCTAGGTCTTTCTGGTCTTCAAGGCAGTGGAAAATCGACATGGGCTGCAGCTCTTTCACAAGCCCTCACGAATCAACACAATCTCAAGACCCGCATGGTATCCCTGGACGATCTCTATCATGACCATCCAGAACTTGTGGCCCTTCGAGAAGCAAACCCAGATAATGGTCTTCTCCAAACTCGTGGCCAGCCTGGAACTCACGACGAAGTTCTAGCGAAGAACTTCTTCGATCAAGTACTTGGCCGCGttgagagtgatgagaagGTTGTCAGATGGCCAGCTTTTGACAAGAGCCTTCATAGTGGTCAAGGTGGAAGGGTTCCCGTTGAGAAATGGGAAGAAGTTCCGCTGGACGACGGCCTTGATGTTCTGATTTTTGAGGGTTGGGCACTTGGCTTCAAACCTTTGACTGACGAGGAAGTCAAGAGGAAGTGGGAGAAAGCTAAAGCTTCTGAGGCACAGCAGTCTGAAGAATGGGCTCTTACGAACACGCTGGCGAGCCATGATCTGAACCATGTTctgctcatcaacaagaactTGAGAAGATATTGCGAGACATTCGCTGGAACACAGCACTTTGATGGATTTCTACACCTGAGTACAGAGAAGCTCGTCCAGGTTTACGAGTGGCGGCTAGGCCAGGAGAGGGCGTTGAGGCAGCACAAGCCAGGCATGACGGATGAGCAGGTTATCATGTTTGTCAAGGGATATATGCCTGCTTATGAACTGTTTCTCGAATGTCTTCAGAACGAGAACTTCTTCAAAGGCCAGGGGCCTAGTGAGAAGAAGCATATACAAGTGGTATTGAATAAGAACCGGGAGGTTGTTCAGGTGAAGgaggtataa
- a CDS encoding heterokaryon incompatibility protein-domain-containing protein, which translates to MTEPQSEADRDQPYKYQALKSPLHIRLIHLLPGKPDEDIRLRISHELLRQPEQPRSLRLSRKQLQRTLPPGWDVVETIEGRFIFMNEPDDASSEENEENEESDEGSGIVHTWKHPDPTIDPELYELPPVNPAQPVFEALSYVWGRQCDPVVATIEGEAGECLGNIKLGKNLGKALRHLRYQDQERVLWVDAICINQNDDVERATQVLQMSSIYQDCSRVIIWLGPEKHDIGLVFSELAHIGSQVEKTTNGFIMSSPDTTDFRWWKDDVPVSFSDEVWSAIKKLGDRSWFHRLWTVQEAIMANRDSIIQSGDAIISWALFRRAVACLLHKNEMPMARVSISAMRSIAKNPIGATLAHTLDAYQARLCSDFHDKIYGLLAILPPRFASEIKPDYEQPVVELYKSCFLANIKALSRWELRGCPRNPDEGNCPSWVPDLSQVDPYGRRVSEHYASGCSALHHEYQAPNLLKVVGLRFDTVKSVSEKTFDHWDDGETAIRSIRSWEPECSLTGPYPSGGTYLDAFAATFLQDGRIERRPTEGFTLEHIKDRFETEFLSTASTPVSKLSRGDMMEYVIWTRSKGRAMVTTERGSIGLACTFAQPGDVICVVLGCDFPVLLRPSEDNTWKFLSDCYVWDLEATQGLLGPLPSLWQAQLFYDPVTEHRSYTRYHNPETGELTVEDPRLEPLVGWQRVSVEELGRDLTGDDPEVYDFFRNMEDGRIVNSDPSRGYTYEALIDHVGNSASAGRIPRILPRIGASQSSKMIFKVLAASLFGIACAAKDGSQYPLSYGEAWAGPVRFADNFNLSSNSTGFTMAEATLVMPHLSIPKKPHKEVDEYTASFWIGLDGVLSSDIVRGLWQAGVIMSVWPNGTTQYTGFHEWIPDDPIDVSSSKLAISEGDHIHVVLKTTNNGYHGSTTLTNLNTSRTYTHSQNAANLWRGPTFPAQGATAEWIVEAGTYLNTTQYVFPNWGIASFLNARACNEKGKCSLPGDGNKKQGEMTAVFWNDTKTLYTKSYITGDRVSVEYIEKHQPSVANA; encoded by the exons ATGACTGAACCACAATCCGAGGCTGATCGAGACCAGCCTTACAAATACCAGGCACTCAAGTCTCCACTCCATATTAGGTTAATTCATCTACTACCCGGCAAGCCTGACGAAGATATTCGACTACGAATCTCCCATGAACTTCTGAGGCAACCAGAGCAACCGAGGTCACTACGCCTATCCCGGAAACAACTACAAAGAACGCTCCCTCCAGGGTGGGATGTTGTTGAAACAATCGAGGGAAGATTCATCTTCATGAACGAGCCTGACGACGCATCAAGTGAGGAAAATGAGGAAAATGAGGAAAGTGATGAAGGAAGTGGGATTGTCCATACTTGGAAACACCCAGACCCAACTATAGACCCAGAACTGTACGAGCTCCCACCTGTAAATCCCGCACAACCCGTCTTCGAAGCTCTATCCTATGTCTGGGGTCGGCAATGTGACCCTGTGGTCGCTACCATCGAGGGAGAGGCAGGTGAGTGTCTGGGAAACATCAAGCTTGGGAAGAACCTAGGAAAGGCACTCAGACATTTGAGataccaagatcaagagcGCGTACTGTGGGTGGATGCTATCTGCATCAACCAAAACGACGATGTCGAAAGGGCCACTCAAGTTCTTCAGATGTCAAGTATCTATCAGGATTGTAGCCGAGTTATTATCTGGCTTGGCCCCGAAAAGCACGACATAGGGCTGGTTTTCTCTGAGCTGGCTCATATCGGATCTCAGGTTGAGAAGACAACAAACGGTTTCATAATGTCATCCCCGGATACAACCGACTTCAGGTGGTGGAAGGACGATGTTCCAGTCTCCTTTTCCGACGAGGTATGGTCAGCCATCAAAAAGCTCGGCGACCGGTCTTGGTTCCACCGTCTTTGGACTGTTCAAGAGGCTATCATGGCGAATCGTGATTCCATCATCCAGAGTGGCGACGCAATTATTTCATGGGCTTTATTCCGTCGTGCAGTTGCATGCCTTCTGCATAAAAACGAAATGCCGATGGCTCGAGTTTCTATCAGTGCCATGAGAAGCATAGCGAAAAATCCCATCGGAGCAACACTGGCACATACTCTGGATGCATATCAAGCACGGTTGTGTTCAGACTTTCACGATAAGATATACGGACTACTGGCTATTCTACCGCCCAGGTTTGCGAGTGAGATCAAGCCGGATTATGAGCAACCTGTCGTCGAGCTATACAAGTCCTGCTTTCTGGCTAATATCAAAGCTCTTAGCCGCTGGGAGCTGCGTGGCTGTCCTCGAAATCCGGATGAGGGTAATTGCCCCTCTTGGGTTCCTGATCTTTCTCAAGTAGATCCATATGGCCGGAGAGTGTCAGAGCACTACGCCTCTGGATGTTCTGCTCTACACCATGAGTACCAAGCGCCCAATTTACTAAAGGTAGTTGGTTTACGATTCGACACTGTGAAGTCTGTTTCTGAGAAGACCTTTGATCATTGGGACGATGGCGAAACAGCAATTCGCAGTATACGATCTTGGGAACCTGAATGTTCTCTCACAGGCCCGTATCCTAGTGGGGGCACCTATCTGGATGCTTTTGCGGCCACTTTTCTTCAAGACGGAAGAATTGAACGTCGTCCTACCGAGGGATTTACACTTGAGCATATCAAGGATAGGTTCGAAACCGAATTTCTCTCGACAGCCTCGACACCGGTGTCAAAGCTGAGTCGCGGAGACATGATGGAATATGTCATCTGGACACGTTCCAAAGGTAGAGCAATGGTCACAACTGAGAGGGGTAGTATTGGTTTAGCGTGTACTTTCGCACAGCCTG GCGATGTAATTTGCGTCGTCCTCGGTTGCGACTTTCCAGTACTACTCCGTCCATCTGAGGATAACACCTGGAAGTTTCTGAGTGACTGCTACGTGTGGGATCTAGAAGCTACGCAAGGCTTGCTGGGCCCTCTTCCGTCCCTGTGGCAGGCCCAGCTATTCTATGATCCCGTTACTGAACACCGGTCTTACACCCGCTATCATAACCCCGAAACAGGAGAGCTGACAGTAGAAGACCCTAGGCTGGAGCCTCTTGTAGGATGGCAGCGCGTTTCAGTGGAGGAGCTGGGGCGAGACCTTACAGGCGATGACCCAGAAGTGTATGACTTCTTCCGGAATATGGAAGATGGCAGAATCGTGAACTCTGATCCAAG CCGTGGCTACACCTATGAGGCATTGATTGACCACGTCGGCAACTCGGCATCAGCGGGTCGGATTCCTCGTATTCTTCCGCGTATCGGTGCGAGC CAATCTTCCAAAATGATTTTCAAAGTTTTAGCAGCTTCCCTTTTTGGCATTGCCTGCGCAGCGAAAGACGGTAGTCAATACCCGCTTTCTTATGGTGAAGCATGGGCTGGTCCAGTGCGATTCGCTGACAACTTTAACCTGTCCAGCAATTCTACCGGCTTCACCATGGCCGAGGCCACACTTGTGATGCCGCATCTATCGATTCCCAAGAAGCCGCATAAGGAAGTCGACGAGTATACTGCCTCTTTCTGGATCGGACTCGATGGCGTTTTATCATCTGATATCGTCCGTGGTCTTTGGCAAGCTGGAGTTATAATGTCGGTGTGGCCAAACGGGACGACCCAGTATACAGGCTTTCACGAATG GATTCCCGATGACCCTATTGACGTCAGCTCGTCCAAGCTGGCCATATCAGAGGGCGACCACATCCATGTAGTTCTCAAGACGACAAATAACGGATACCATGGCAGCACCACGCTTACAAACCTGAACACAAGTCGGACATACACACATAGTCAAAACGCTGCAAACCTATGGCGCGGCCCCACTTTCCCAGCTCAAGGTGCAACCGCCGAATG GATCGTTGAAGCAGGAACATATCTGAACACAACGCAATATGTTTTTCCGAACTGGGGAATTGCCTCGTTCTTGAATGCACGAGCCTGTAATGAGAAAGGCAAATGTTCACTACCTGGAGATGGGAACAAGAAGCAGGGGGAGATGACCGCCGTTTTTTGGAATGATACCAAGACGCTCTACACAAAATCGTACATTACGGGGGATCGTGTCTCAGTTGAATACATAGAGAAGCACCAGCCCTCTGTAGCGAACGCCTGA